A DNA window from Candidatus Krumholzibacteriia bacterium contains the following coding sequences:
- a CDS encoding arylsulfotransferase family protein — MPRALLLPLALPLLLVACGSGQETDTSDEAQEPSIDELRSLPYLGFTGEADEDESGTVHFDPERSSPGYNLYTVRQLSMAELVDARGEVVRRWTGPPGRWARVQLLDNGDLLIVGKDDVRYVMRQTWGGEVLWRHDLPSHHDIRLTPDGHVATLTLYERSLPAITTKVPVRDDAVTVFDGPTEEILDEASLYDVLHDGGFDFQFVAPDPKVGHVDLLHANSVRWMTDPDLFGRDRIYEAGNVIVSIRHQDTISIFDFDDRELLWAWGQGEISGPHDAHVLANGNLLIFDNGLGRDWSRVIELDPLRREIVWSYRAPHPYDFYTRGRGSNQRLPNGNTLITESDTGRVFEVTPDGEVVWEYFSPHFRNEKRATLVRCYRIGTDLVERLVAEHRETGRR; from the coding sequence GTGCCCCGCGCCCTTCTCCTCCCGCTCGCCCTGCCCCTGCTGCTCGTCGCCTGTGGCAGCGGTCAGGAGACCGACACTTCCGACGAGGCACAGGAGCCATCGATCGACGAACTCCGCTCGCTCCCGTATCTCGGCTTCACCGGCGAGGCCGACGAGGACGAGTCGGGGACCGTGCACTTCGACCCCGAGCGTTCGTCCCCCGGCTACAACCTCTACACGGTGCGCCAGCTCTCGATGGCCGAACTCGTCGATGCCCGCGGCGAGGTGGTGCGACGCTGGACCGGACCGCCGGGACGCTGGGCGCGCGTGCAACTCCTGGACAACGGCGACCTGCTGATCGTGGGCAAGGACGACGTGCGCTACGTCATGCGGCAGACCTGGGGCGGCGAGGTCCTGTGGCGCCACGATCTCCCCTCGCACCACGACATCCGGCTCACACCCGACGGCCACGTGGCCACGCTCACTCTGTACGAACGCTCCCTGCCGGCGATCACCACCAAGGTACCGGTGCGCGACGACGCGGTGACCGTCTTCGACGGACCCACCGAAGAGATCCTCGACGAGGCGTCGCTGTACGACGTCCTGCACGACGGCGGCTTCGACTTCCAGTTCGTCGCGCCCGATCCGAAGGTCGGCCACGTCGACCTCCTGCACGCCAACTCCGTGCGCTGGATGACCGATCCGGATCTCTTCGGGCGCGACCGGATCTACGAGGCCGGCAACGTGATCGTGAGCATCCGCCACCAGGACACCATCTCCATCTTCGACTTCGACGACCGCGAGCTTCTGTGGGCCTGGGGCCAGGGCGAGATCAGCGGTCCGCACGACGCCCACGTACTCGCCAACGGCAACCTGCTGATCTTCGACAACGGTCTCGGGCGGGACTGGTCGCGCGTGATCGAACTCGATCCGCTCCGGCGCGAGATCGTGTGGAGCTACCGCGCCCCACATCCCTACGACTTCTACACCCGTGGCCGCGGCTCGAACCAGCGACTGCCGAACGGCAACACGCTGATCACCGAGTCCGACACCGGCCGCGTGTTCGAGGTCACGCCCGACGGCGAGGTCGTCTGGGAGTACTTCAGCCCGCACTTCCGCAACGAGAAGCGCGCCACGCTCGTGCGTTGCTACCGGATCGGGACGGACCTCGTGGAGCGGTTGGTGGCCGAGCACCGTGAGACCGGCCGCCGCTGA
- a CDS encoding DUF933 domain-containing protein — MIGIVGEPQVGKSSLFSLLMAGEGARRGKQDHEVTVPVPDPRLDWLAEKYQPKKTTPAHLEFTDLGAEPRHAGADLNALLAVPELRNCDALVLVLDRFSGSSEDTDDLESFELATAVTDLDLVDRRLEKLVADRKRGLKEAEAEIGIMEKLKAHLEDEQPLRTLDLGDDELTRLRGYQFLSLKPVVVVANVAEDRAGAEPEPALAAACERAGHALCALSAPIEAEIAGLDDEERREFMADLGIDTPAVDRFIRTAYAGLGLISFLTSGPDECRAWSVREGATAPEAAGRIHTDLQRGFIRAEVVAFEDLEKYGDEKAAKAAGVYRLEGKDYVVHDGDVIEVRFSV; from the coding sequence ATGATCGGAATCGTCGGCGAACCCCAGGTCGGCAAGAGTTCGCTCTTCTCGCTGCTCATGGCGGGAGAGGGCGCGCGCCGGGGCAAGCAGGACCACGAGGTCACGGTTCCCGTGCCCGATCCCCGCCTGGACTGGCTCGCCGAGAAGTATCAGCCGAAGAAGACGACGCCGGCCCATCTCGAGTTCACGGATCTGGGGGCCGAGCCCAGGCACGCCGGCGCCGACCTGAACGCGCTGCTCGCCGTGCCCGAACTTCGCAACTGCGACGCCCTGGTGCTGGTGCTCGATCGCTTCAGCGGGAGCAGCGAGGACACCGACGACCTCGAGTCCTTCGAACTCGCCACCGCGGTGACCGACCTCGACCTGGTCGACCGACGGCTCGAGAAACTGGTCGCCGATCGCAAGCGCGGCCTGAAGGAGGCCGAGGCCGAGATCGGGATCATGGAGAAGCTGAAGGCGCACCTCGAGGACGAGCAGCCGCTGCGCACGCTCGACCTGGGCGACGACGAGCTCACCCGCCTGCGCGGCTACCAGTTCCTGTCGCTGAAGCCCGTGGTGGTGGTGGCGAACGTGGCCGAGGACCGGGCCGGGGCCGAGCCCGAGCCCGCCCTGGCCGCCGCCTGCGAGCGGGCGGGCCACGCGCTGTGCGCGCTGTCGGCTCCGATCGAGGCCGAGATCGCCGGACTCGACGACGAAGAACGCCGCGAGTTCATGGCCGACCTCGGCATCGACACGCCCGCCGTCGACCGCTTCATCCGCACGGCCTACGCCGGGCTGGGTCTGATCTCCTTCCTCACGTCGGGGCCCGACGAGTGCCGGGCCTGGAGCGTGCGTGAGGGCGCCACCGCGCCCGAGGCCGCCGGCCGGATCCACACCGACCTGCAGCGCGGCTTCATCCGCGCCGAGGTGGTCGCCTTCGAAGACCTCGAGAAGTACGGTGACGAGAAGGCCGCCAAGGCCGCGGGCGTGTACCGGCTCGAGGGCAAGGACTACGTCGTGCACGACGGCGACGTGATCGAGGTGCGGTTCTCGGTGTGA
- a CDS encoding YbhB/YbcL family Raf kinase inhibitor-like protein produces MGFAPSPMKLASTAFADRGAIPTKHSGEGENTSPPLTWTDAPDGTKAFAVICHDPDAPLVTPKGQYGYVHWVLYDIPGSVTELHEGTQDYTAGKNETGEAGYTGPMPPNGHGVHHYFFWVLALDQDVELPAGLTLWELLEKIEPHVLGMNRLVGTYERD; encoded by the coding sequence ATGGGATTCGCACCGTCGCCGATGAAGCTCGCCAGCACCGCGTTCGCCGATCGCGGAGCGATTCCGACCAAGCACAGCGGTGAAGGCGAGAACACGTCGCCGCCGCTGACCTGGACCGACGCTCCCGACGGCACGAAGGCCTTCGCCGTGATCTGCCACGATCCCGACGCCCCGCTGGTGACCCCGAAGGGCCAGTACGGCTACGTGCACTGGGTGCTGTACGACATCCCCGGCTCGGTCACCGAGCTGCACGAGGGCACGCAGGACTACACCGCCGGCAAGAACGAGACGGGCGAGGCCGGCTACACCGGCCCCATGCCGCCCAACGGCCACGGCGTGCACCACTACTTCTTCTGGGTGCTCGCGCTCGACCAGGACGTCGAGCTGCCGGCCGGCCTGACGCTGTGGGAGCTGCTCGAGAAGATCGAGCCCCACGTGCTCGGCATGAACCGGCTGGTGGGGACGTACGAGCGGGACTGA
- a CDS encoding Rieske (2Fe-2S) protein, whose product MSSITRRRWMLATVAMLLARPLGLVSALSGCASSDDEETDPILRVPVADVPTEGRIERKQGRVVVELRREDGEIRARSMLCSHQFCRVQWKPDENHYLCPCDDGLFAADGSVKYGRARRPLRDLEYRTMGDEIWIDTRQVYRLAPLPDDPTGTE is encoded by the coding sequence GTGAGCTCGATCACCCGTCGTCGCTGGATGCTCGCGACCGTCGCGATGCTGTTGGCGCGCCCGCTCGGCCTCGTTTCGGCCCTGTCGGGGTGTGCGTCGTCCGACGACGAGGAGACCGACCCCATCCTGCGCGTGCCCGTCGCCGACGTCCCCACCGAGGGCCGGATCGAGCGCAAGCAGGGCCGCGTGGTCGTCGAACTGCGACGCGAGGACGGCGAGATCCGGGCGCGGTCCATGCTCTGCTCGCACCAGTTCTGCCGCGTGCAGTGGAAGCCCGACGAGAACCACTACCTCTGCCCCTGCGACGACGGCCTCTTCGCCGCCGACGGCAGCGTCAAGTACGGCCGCGCGAGGCGGCCGCTGCGCGACCTCGAGTACCGGACGATGGGCGACGAGATCTGGATCGACACGCGGCAGGTGTACCGGCTGGCGCCACTGCCGGACGACCCCACCGGCACGGAGTGA